The Eriocheir sinensis breed Jianghai 21 chromosome 54, ASM2467909v1, whole genome shotgun sequence genome includes a region encoding these proteins:
- the LOC126983521 gene encoding anti-lipopolysaccharide factor-like, translating to MRVSVLTGLCVAAVVLCLYLPQPCEAQWDMPLVVAVVSKLAKLTRMWYRDSVNFMGHVCHIKRSPTVRKFKLYYKGRFWCPGWTPITGTSLTKGRTSSVREATRSYVYQAFTRGFIHEEAINSGSEAKDAERRN from the exons ATGAGGGTCAGCGTGCTGACCGGCCtgtgtgtggcggcggtggtgctcTGTCTGTACCTCCCCCAGCCGTGTGAGGCCCAGTGGGACATGCCCCTGGTGGTAGCTGTCGTTTCAAAGCTCGCTAAGCTCACTCG CATGTGGTACAGAGACTCTGTAAACTTTATGGGCCACGTCTGCCACATCAAAAGGAGCCCAACCGTCAGGAAGTTTAAGCTGTACTACAAAGGAAGGTTCTGGTGTCCCGGCTGGACACCTATCACCGGCACAT CTTTGACAAAGGGCAGGACATCATCAGTGAGGGAGGCCACTCGGAGCTATGTATATCAGGCCTTCACGAGGGGGTTCATCCACGAGGAAGCCATAAACTCTGGCTCAGAGGCTAAGGATGCAGAAAGACGGAATTAA